A stretch of Cyanobacteriota bacterium DNA encodes these proteins:
- a CDS encoding LD-carboxypeptidase produces RLINWLETHTPPAPLQGTSWVKGEATGVLLPANLTVATHLLHTPWQPPLTGVILALEDVGEAPYRLDRLLTQWRMTGILHQVAGIALGRFSQCHANPNRPSFTVEEVLHDRLADLGIPIVANLPFGHDGENAALPVGITATLDGDAGVLKFG; encoded by the coding sequence TCGCCTCATCAACTGGCTAGAAACCCATACACCCCCTGCTCCTCTTCAGGGAACCAGTTGGGTCAAAGGAGAGGCGACGGGTGTCTTGTTGCCCGCAAATTTAACCGTTGCCACCCATCTGTTGCACACACCTTGGCAACCACCACTAACAGGGGTGATTTTGGCTCTAGAGGATGTCGGTGAGGCTCCCTATCGCCTTGATCGACTGTTAACCCAGTGGCGAATGACGGGCATATTGCATCAGGTCGCTGGGATCGCCCTAGGACGCTTTAGCCAGTGCCATGCCAACCCAAACAGACCTAGCTTTACGGTTGAGGAGGTACTGCACGATCGCCTCGCTGATTTGGGCATTCCGATTGTAGCCAATCTACCCTTTGGGCACGATGGTGAGAACGCTGCCCTACCCGTGGGTATTACCGCTACCTTAGATGGTGATGCTGGTGTGCTCAAGTTTGGCTAA